The following are encoded together in the Leptospira langatensis genome:
- a CDS encoding DoxX family protein, whose product MLETLLATSNDIVPLVLRLTLGLVIFPHGAQKLLGWFGGYGFKGTYGYFTQTAGLPGIIAFLVIIGESLGSVALVLGFITRFSAVSIGIIMLGAALIAHKPHGFFINWQGAQKGEGFEFHILAIGLAIALAITGGGAYSLDLLLGSYL is encoded by the coding sequence ATGTTAGAAACACTCCTCGCAACCAGTAACGATATCGTTCCCCTGGTTTTAAGACTTACCCTGGGACTCGTGATCTTCCCTCATGGAGCCCAAAAGCTACTCGGCTGGTTCGGCGGTTACGGCTTCAAAGGAACTTACGGATATTTTACTCAAACCGCAGGTTTACCGGGAATTATTGCCTTTTTGGTGATCATTGGCGAATCTCTTGGTTCGGTCGCCCTGGTCCTTGGGTTTATCACCCGCTTCTCCGCAGTGTCCATCGGGATCATCATGTTAGGCGCGGCCCTGATCGCCCACAAACCGCATGGATTCTTCATCAACTGGCAAGGAGCGCAAAAAGGAGAAGGATTCGAATTCCATATCCTAGCCATTGGCCTTGCGATTGCTCTGGCAATCACCGGAGGAGGAGCGTATTCTCTAGACCTTCTTCTGGGATCTTATCTCTAA
- the sucC gene encoding ADP-forming succinate--CoA ligase subunit beta, whose protein sequence is MKIHEYQAKEILRRHNAKVPFGVVIDKKEDGNKAYEEVISKTGGSVVVVKAQIHAGGRGKGGGVKVTKTKDDAIAAIDKILGMQLITPQTGAEGKKVLKVYLEQGINIAKEYYISILLDRAIRKTIIMASTEGGMEIEEVAETHPEKILKIAIDPGIGLQPNQSSQLAFDLGLPVESHKSFKALLSAIYSAYIKEDASLLEINPLILTKENEIIAGDCKMDLDENALYRHPENAAFRDISEEDPLEVQASEYNINYVKLDGNIGCMVNGAGLAMATMDIVKLAGAEPANFLDVGGGANVTTVTNGFKLILGDPNVKGIFINIFGGIVRCDRVALGIIEAAKAVNIHVPLVVRLKGTNAEEGKRILNESGLNIIGEDDLRTAAKKVAEAIK, encoded by the coding sequence ATGAAAATTCACGAGTACCAGGCAAAGGAAATCCTGAGACGCCATAACGCCAAAGTTCCTTTCGGCGTAGTAATTGATAAGAAAGAAGACGGAAACAAAGCCTATGAGGAAGTCATTTCCAAAACCGGCGGCTCCGTAGTCGTAGTAAAAGCCCAGATCCACGCAGGTGGACGTGGAAAAGGTGGTGGAGTTAAGGTTACCAAAACCAAAGACGACGCAATTGCGGCTATCGACAAGATCCTCGGCATGCAACTCATCACTCCTCAAACCGGAGCCGAAGGAAAGAAAGTCTTAAAAGTATATTTAGAGCAAGGGATCAATATCGCAAAGGAATACTATATCAGTATCCTTCTCGACCGCGCGATCCGCAAAACCATCATCATGGCTTCTACCGAAGGCGGTATGGAGATCGAAGAAGTTGCAGAAACCCATCCTGAAAAGATCCTAAAGATCGCGATCGATCCAGGAATCGGACTGCAACCGAACCAATCCTCTCAGTTAGCTTTCGATCTGGGACTTCCTGTGGAATCCCATAAATCCTTCAAGGCACTTCTTTCCGCCATCTACAGCGCGTATATTAAAGAAGATGCATCCTTATTGGAGATCAACCCTCTTATCCTTACCAAAGAGAACGAGATCATTGCAGGTGACTGCAAGATGGATCTGGACGAGAACGCTCTCTATCGTCATCCAGAGAACGCTGCTTTCAGAGATATCTCTGAAGAAGATCCTCTCGAAGTCCAAGCCAGCGAATACAATATCAACTACGTTAAGTTAGATGGAAATATCGGCTGTATGGTAAACGGTGCCGGACTCGCAATGGCGACCATGGATATCGTAAAATTGGCCGGAGCCGAGCCTGCAAACTTCTTGGATGTAGGCGGTGGAGCAAACGTAACCACTGTTACCAACGGATTCAAACTTATTCTGGGAGATCCAAACGTAAAAGGGATCTTCATCAATATCTTCGGAGGGATCGTTCGTTGTGACCGAGTCGCTCTGGGGATCATCGAAGCTGCTAAGGCTGTAAACATCCATGTTCCGTTAGTGGTTCGCTTGAAAGGCACCAACGCAGAAGAAGGAAAACGCATCCTGAACGAATCCGGACTGAACATCATCGGAGAAGATGATCTTCGCACCGCAGCCAAGAAAGTGGCAGAAGCCATTAAATAA
- the sucD gene encoding succinate--CoA ligase subunit alpha, producing MAVLVDSNTRVVVQGITGKEGSFHAQQMIEYGTNVVGGVTPGKGGQKADLVGKAVPVFNSLKDAIVKEGANASIIFVPPPFAADAILEGIFNEIPLVVCITEGIPTHDMLKVYSALRNSKTRLIGPNCPGIISPKYNVKMGIMPGFIHQAGSIGIVSRSGTLTYESVAQLSQHGLGQSTVIGIGGDPVPGMNHTEAVKLLNEDPETKGIVMIGEIGGTSEEEAAAYIKANVKKPVVGFIAGQTAPPGKRMGHAGAIISGGMGTASSKMKAMQDAGISVCQSIAEVGEKMKKAVG from the coding sequence ATGGCAGTATTAGTAGATAGCAATACGAGAGTCGTAGTTCAGGGTATTACTGGTAAAGAAGGTTCTTTCCATGCCCAGCAGATGATCGAATACGGGACCAATGTGGTCGGCGGAGTCACTCCAGGAAAAGGAGGACAGAAAGCGGACTTAGTAGGTAAGGCAGTTCCAGTATTCAATAGCTTAAAAGACGCGATCGTAAAAGAAGGTGCGAACGCATCTATCATTTTCGTTCCGCCTCCATTCGCAGCGGATGCGATCCTAGAAGGTATCTTCAACGAGATCCCTCTTGTGGTTTGTATCACCGAAGGAATTCCAACACATGATATGCTTAAAGTGTATAGCGCTTTAAGAAATTCTAAAACTAGACTGATCGGGCCGAACTGTCCAGGGATCATTTCTCCTAAGTATAACGTGAAAATGGGGATCATGCCTGGCTTTATCCACCAAGCTGGAAGTATCGGTATCGTTTCTCGTTCCGGAACCTTAACTTACGAATCGGTTGCTCAGTTAAGCCAACACGGCTTAGGACAATCCACCGTGATCGGGATCGGAGGAGACCCTGTTCCTGGAATGAATCACACAGAAGCGGTCAAACTTCTGAACGAAGACCCGGAAACCAAAGGGATCGTGATGATCGGAGAGATCGGCGGTACTTCCGAAGAGGAAGCAGCAGCATATATCAAAGCGAATGTGAAGAAACCGGTAGTCGGATTCATCGCAGGACAGACTGCACCTCCAGGCAAAAGAATGGGGCACGCAGGAGCTATCATCAGCGGAGGAATGGGAACTGCTTCGTCTAAGATGAAAGCGATGCAAGACGCTGGAATCTCAGTTTGCCAATCCATCGCCGAAGTTGGCGAGAAAATGAAAAAGGCCGTGGGTTAA